Below is a genomic region from Candidatus Omnitrophota bacterium.
GTATGACAGCTTCTTCAAAGGCGTGGAAGGGATAGAGCTTCTGAAAAGAGATCATAAGAGGACGGCGCCTTTCAATTATACTATAAAGATAAAAAGAGCAAGGGATGAGTTCATGAGTTATATGGAGAAGAAGGGCATATCGGTCGGCGTGAATTATATACCCAACCACATACAGCCGTTCTTTAAGAGATGGAAGCGCAGGCTTCCCGTTACGGAAAAGGTATGGCGTCAGATAGTATCGCTGCCTCTTTACTATGATATGGGACCCGATGAAATAAGGCAGGTCACGGACGCCGTCAGGGCATTTACGGAGAGTTAGGGAGATCTATGAGAGTCGCTCTGATCAATCTCATGACAAAAGAAGACCACGCGTTCGTCAATATAGGGGCGCTCTACATCGCTTCGAGTTTGCGCAAAGCCGGCCACGAGGTCAGGTTCATAGATCTCGTGAGGTACTCGCTGGATGAGAACGACATAAAGAAGATGGTGAAAGATTTCAGGCCGGACCTGATCGCCTTCAGCGGCATCATAACCGCATATTATCAGCTGGAGCCGCTCAGCAACTCGCTCAAGAGAGAGTTCGGGGATATCCCCCAGCTTGTGGGGGGATCTGTCGGACCCAGCGCTGTGAACCTGATCGAGAGATATACGGGGGCTGATTTCGTCTGCATGGGAGAGGGTGAGGAGATGGCGCCGGCCCTGCTCAGGGAGATGGCCGGCGGGAAGAGGTGGGAAAAGGTGCCCAACCTGATGTACAGGGGCGGCGACGGGACTTTCAGGAAGTCCGAAGAACAGCAGATGTATATAGAGGACCTCGACTCCGTTCCGTATCCGGCTTACGACCTGGTCGATATGGAGTTTTACATAGCATATTCCACCAGCGTATTCAGCCTGGATCTCGGGGAGAAGGGGAGACCTTCACGCATAACGACCATGGTCGTCTCCAGGGGGTGTCCGTTCTCCTGTTCCTTCTGTTACCGCCTTATAAAGAAGTGGCGCCACCATTCTATAGATAATATAATAGCCCATTTCCGGATGATGAAGGAGAGATACGGAATAACCGCTATAGTGCTGAACGACGAGCTCATATTCGTCGACCGGAAATGGTTCATATCTTTATGCGACGCCATAGCGGCATCGGGTCTGGGCCTGCGGTTCGCATGCGGCGGGGGAAAGCCGGGCATCGTCACCGAGGAGATGATCGCCGCCATGAAGAAGGCGGGCTTCAAGCGCATAGGTTACGGCATAGAGTCCGGCAGCCCCAAGATACTCTCTCTTATGAAGAAGGAGGTCACCGTAGAGAAGAATTATCAGGCCCTCTATATCACCCACAAGCATGGTATAATAAGCAGGTCCAACATCGTCTTCGGCCATCCGGGAGAGGATGCGGGGACCGTCAAAGAGACGATGCGGTTCATAGAGTCGGTACAGCTATTGCAGGAAAAGTTCGGCGTACTGGACGATGAGCTCCAGATATGGTTTGCGACGGCGTACCCCGGCTCTCCTATTTATGAGCAGGCCCGTTCGAGAGGGCTCATCCCGGACGAGCGGGGGTATCTGCTGAGGGTCACGAGCCAGGCCCATTGTCATCTCAACCTTTCGGACTTCAGGTCTATGGCTCAGTTGAAGAGCGCGGTGGATAAGGGGCTCACCTGGCTGGATGTGAAGAGGTCCCTGCGGAGGAAGCGGTATGCCCGGGTATTTAAGAAATTGCAGAGGATGATCTACCTTCATATAATATATGCGCTGACATTGGGAAGATGCGCCACCTTGAATGACGCGAAGAGGATGCTGGGCCTCCCGGAGACCAGGCCGGAGAGATTCCGCGAAACGCTCAGGAAGAGGATGGGGTGTCGTATGGAAGGGTTTTGTAAATGAGGCTGCTCTTTGTCCCTTACGGGACGGAACAGGCGCCTGCTACACGGTACAGGGTGATGCAGTATATCCCGCATTTAAAGGCCCGCGGCATAGAGTGCCGCGTCTTCTCCGCCATCTCCAGATTTTCGACATCGGTTATGATAATGTCGCCGGACTTCGCCCCGCCGGCGAAGTTCCTGTACTACTTATACATATTCGTCGAGCGCCTCTTCCGGCTCCTCGCGATAATAGCGGTATCCGCGAGATACGACGCGGTCTTCCTGCAGAGGACTACGTTCCCCATGCGCCTGGAGCTCCTGCTTCGCCTGGTCAATCCGCGCATAATATTCGATATAGACGATGCCATATACCTGCCGGACAAGAAAGAAGAGAGTATCATAGGGAAGATCAAGAAGTATGTGAAGAAGAGCGAAGTCGTGCATGTACTCCGTGTATCCAGGTGTGTCATAATAGAGAACGAGTATATAGGCAGCTTCGTGTCGAACTATTGCGGCAATGTATTCAAGATACCGGGTCCTATAGATACGGACCGTTTTTCCGCCGGGGAAAGGCAGGGACGCCAGGCCGAGGTGGTGATAGGCTGGATAGGTTCGCCGGCGACGACGGTATACCTGCATATGCTCGACCGCATATTTAAAGAGCTCGCTTCGAAATACGGTAACTTACGGTTCAGGTTCATAGGAATAGGGCGGTATGACGATCCCGGCGTTCCGTTCGAACGGATCGCATGGAGTTATGACACCGAGGTCAAGGAGCTCCGGAGGTTCGACATCGGGGTCATGCCGATGCCGGATGACGAGTGGACGAAGGGGAAACTCGGGTGTAAGATGCTCCAGTATATGTCCGTAGGTATACCGGCAGTCGTCTCATATACGCCGACCAACGCGGAGATAATAAAAGACGGTGAGAACGGGTTCTTCGTGAAGTCCGGCGAATGGACGGAGGTCCTTTCGCCGCTGATAGAGGATGGATCCCTCAGGAGAAGGATAGGCGCAAGGGGCAGGGAGACGATACTGGATAAGTGCTCCCTGACCGGGAATACCGATGTGCTGGTAGAGATAGTCAAGAAGATGGCGGCTTGACCCGTCCACATTCTGATGTTATACTGAAATGACCTAAGGAGTATATCCATGCCGATAGCCAAAGATGTCCGTCTGGGAAAGGGTGTTGTCATACCGCAGCCGGAGCTGGTCAACCTTTACGGGTGTGTCGTCGGCGCCGGCACAAAGATAGGGGCGTTCGTCGAGATACAGAAGAACGCCGTTATAGGCGAGCGCTGCAAGATATCATCCCATTCGTTCATAT
It encodes:
- a CDS encoding radical SAM protein, with the protein product MRVALINLMTKEDHAFVNIGALYIASSLRKAGHEVRFIDLVRYSLDENDIKKMVKDFRPDLIAFSGIITAYYQLEPLSNSLKREFGDIPQLVGGSVGPSAVNLIERYTGADFVCMGEGEEMAPALLREMAGGKRWEKVPNLMYRGGDGTFRKSEEQQMYIEDLDSVPYPAYDLVDMEFYIAYSTSVFSLDLGEKGRPSRITTMVVSRGCPFSCSFCYRLIKKWRHHSIDNIIAHFRMMKERYGITAIVLNDELIFVDRKWFISLCDAIAASGLGLRFACGGGKPGIVTEEMIAAMKKAGFKRIGYGIESGSPKILSLMKKEVTVEKNYQALYITHKHGIISRSNIVFGHPGEDAGTVKETMRFIESVQLLQEKFGVLDDELQIWFATAYPGSPIYEQARSRGLIPDERGYLLRVTSQAHCHLNLSDFRSMAQLKSAVDKGLTWLDVKRSLRRKRYARVFKKLQRMIYLHIIYALTLGRCATLNDAKRMLGLPETRPERFRETLRKRMGCRMEGFCK
- a CDS encoding glycosyltransferase family 4 protein, which produces MRLLFVPYGTEQAPATRYRVMQYIPHLKARGIECRVFSAISRFSTSVMIMSPDFAPPAKFLYYLYIFVERLFRLLAIIAVSARYDAVFLQRTTFPMRLELLLRLVNPRIIFDIDDAIYLPDKKEESIIGKIKKYVKKSEVVHVLRVSRCVIIENEYIGSFVSNYCGNVFKIPGPIDTDRFSAGERQGRQAEVVIGWIGSPATTVYLHMLDRIFKELASKYGNLRFRFIGIGRYDDPGVPFERIAWSYDTEVKELRRFDIGVMPMPDDEWTKGKLGCKMLQYMSVGIPAVVSYTPTNAEIIKDGENGFFVKSGEWTEVLSPLIEDGSLRRRIGARGRETILDKCSLTGNTDVLVEIVKKMAA